The following coding sequences are from one Arachis hypogaea cultivar Tifrunner chromosome 7, arahy.Tifrunner.gnm2.J5K5, whole genome shotgun sequence window:
- the LOC112703124 gene encoding phosphatidylinositol/phosphatidylcholine transfer protein SFH6 isoform X2: protein MDNMASSRSNKKRKSSVNILDVRQVSELHAVESFRQVLIIHQLLPQKYDDYHIMLRFLKARKFDIEKAKKMWRDMVEWRREFGADSIMEDFEFKELNEVVKYYPHGHHGVNKEGRPVYIERLGNVDPNKLMQVTTLDRYLRALRILPSLHETSLHDCSRLMLIIILRLLWNTIKSFLDPKTTSKIQVLGNKYKSKLLEVIDASELPEFLGGTCSCVEHGGCLKSDKGPWRNPDILKMIFNGEAQLARQVVKVINSEDKVITYAKAKTRPPLNVKGNDTTIVESSSEDEDITCPNAMNNCYSNLSLKPVHEEAKVAGTSSHGINNLSGYDDCIIPMVDKLVDAVSKNPSQQSSYTLKGRGTDGAPERNEAQIWIELITVLLFTLFTCFRSIALRLNKRLPHISSSNNVDHSGLESTLDATNKELPITPSSSTDTKENVLPSMLERTCELEDKVEMPRDREESLNAAVSNVDTLEAELSATKKALDEALMRQQELLDYIDRQVEAKFQKKKFCWC, encoded by the exons ATGGATAATATGGCGTCTTCAAGGTCCAACAAGAAGAGAAAGAGCTCCGTCAACATTCTAGATGTTCGTCAGGTTTCGGAGCTGCATGCCGTTGAATCCTTTCGCCAAGTTTTGATTATTCACCAATTGCTTCCTCAAAAATATGATGATTACCACATCATGCTAAG ATTTCTAAAGGCAAGGAAGTTTGATATTGAAAAGGCAAAGAAGATGTGGAGGGATATGGTGGAATGGAGAAGGGAGTTTGGAGCTGATAGCATCATGGAGGATTTTGAATTCAAAGAGTTAAATGAAGTAGTGAAGTATTATCCACACGGCCATCACGGTGTTAATAAGGAGGGAAGACCTGTTTACATTGAGAGACTCGGAAATGTTGATCCAAACAAACTCATGCAAGTCACAACTCTCGATAGATATCTCAG GGCCTTAAGAATCTTACCAAGCCTGCACGAGACCTCATTACACGATTGCTCAAGATTGATGCTGATTATTATCCTGAG GCTGTTATGGAACACTAtcaagtcttttcttgatcccaAAACAACTTCAAAGATTCAA GTTCTTGGAAACAAGTACAAGAGCAAATTACTTGAAGTAATTGATGCCAG CGAATTGCCAGAATTTCTAGGGGGGACCTGCAGTTGTGTTGAGCATGGAGGTTGCCTTAAATCAGATAAAGGCCCTTGGAGAAACCCTGATATATTGAAG ATGATTTTCAATGGAGAAGCACAATTGGCAAGACAAGTAGTCAAGGTTATAAATAGTGAAGATAAAGTCATTACATATGCCAAAGCCAAAACTCGACCTCCATTG AATGTAAAAGGCAACGATACAACCATAGTTGAATCAAGCTCAGAGGATGAAGATATAACTTGTCCAAATGCCATGAATAACTGCTACTCGAACCTTAGTTTGAAACCTGTTCATGAAGAA GCTAAGGTAGCTGGAACGTCAAGCCATGGCATAAATAACTTGTCTGGGTATGATGATTGCATTATTCCAATGGTGGACAAACTCGTGGATGCAGTTTCGAAGAATCCATCTCAACAAAGTTCTTATACTTTAAAAG GTAGAGGTACAGATGGAGCTCCAGAAAGGAATGAAGCTCAGATTTGGATAGAGCTAATAACTGTGTTGTTGTTTACTCTATTTACTTGCTTCCGTTCAATTGCACTCCGTTTGAACAAGAGACTTCCTCATATATCATCATCTAATAATGTTGATCATAGTGGTTTAGAGTCCACTCTTGATGCAACAAACAAGGAGCTTCCTATTACACCATCAAGTTCCACAGATACAAAGGAAAATGTTCTTCCTTCCATGTTGGAGAGGACATGTGAGCTTGAAGACAAGGTTGAGATGCCTCGTGACAGAGAAGAATCTTTAAATGCTGCTGTCTCCAACGTGGATACATTGGAAGCAGAGTTAAGTGCTACTAAAAAG GCTCTGGATGAAGCGTTAATGAGGCAACAAGAGTTGCTTGATTACATTGATCGTCAAGTTGAAGCCAAGTTTCAG AAAAAGAAGTTTTGTTGGTGCTGA
- the LOC112703124 gene encoding phosphatidylinositol/phosphatidylcholine transfer protein SFH6 isoform X1, with protein MDNMASSRSNKKRKSSVNILDVRQVSELHAVESFRQVLIIHQLLPQKYDDYHIMLRFLKARKFDIEKAKKMWRDMVEWRREFGADSIMEDFEFKELNEVVKYYPHGHHGVNKEGRPVYIERLGNVDPNKLMQVTTLDRYLRYHVYEFEKAFAIKFPACSIAANTHIDSSTAILDVHGLGLKNLTKPARDLITRLLKIDADYYPETLCQMFIINAGPGFRLLWNTIKSFLDPKTTSKIQVLGNKYKSKLLEVIDASELPEFLGGTCSCVEHGGCLKSDKGPWRNPDILKMIFNGEAQLARQVVKVINSEDKVITYAKAKTRPPLNVKGNDTTIVESSSEDEDITCPNAMNNCYSNLSLKPVHEEAKVAGTSSHGINNLSGYDDCIIPMVDKLVDAVSKNPSQQSSYTLKGRGTDGAPERNEAQIWIELITVLLFTLFTCFRSIALRLNKRLPHISSSNNVDHSGLESTLDATNKELPITPSSSTDTKENVLPSMLERTCELEDKVEMPRDREESLNAAVSNVDTLEAELSATKKALDEALMRQQELLDYIDRQVEAKFQKKKFCWC; from the exons ATGGATAATATGGCGTCTTCAAGGTCCAACAAGAAGAGAAAGAGCTCCGTCAACATTCTAGATGTTCGTCAGGTTTCGGAGCTGCATGCCGTTGAATCCTTTCGCCAAGTTTTGATTATTCACCAATTGCTTCCTCAAAAATATGATGATTACCACATCATGCTAAG ATTTCTAAAGGCAAGGAAGTTTGATATTGAAAAGGCAAAGAAGATGTGGAGGGATATGGTGGAATGGAGAAGGGAGTTTGGAGCTGATAGCATCATGGAGGATTTTGAATTCAAAGAGTTAAATGAAGTAGTGAAGTATTATCCACACGGCCATCACGGTGTTAATAAGGAGGGAAGACCTGTTTACATTGAGAGACTCGGAAATGTTGATCCAAACAAACTCATGCAAGTCACAACTCTCGATAGATATCTCAGGTATCACGTTTACGAGTTTGAGAAAGCTTTTGCAATCAAGTTTCCTGCTTGCTCCATTGCTGCTAACACCCACATAGATTCAAGCACTGCCATCTTGGATGTTCACGGCCTC GGCCTTAAGAATCTTACCAAGCCTGCACGAGACCTCATTACACGATTGCTCAAGATTGATGCTGATTATTATCCTGAG ACACTATGCCAAATGTTTATTATAAATGCTGGTCCTGGATTTAGGCTGTTATGGAACACTAtcaagtcttttcttgatcccaAAACAACTTCAAAGATTCAA GTTCTTGGAAACAAGTACAAGAGCAAATTACTTGAAGTAATTGATGCCAG CGAATTGCCAGAATTTCTAGGGGGGACCTGCAGTTGTGTTGAGCATGGAGGTTGCCTTAAATCAGATAAAGGCCCTTGGAGAAACCCTGATATATTGAAG ATGATTTTCAATGGAGAAGCACAATTGGCAAGACAAGTAGTCAAGGTTATAAATAGTGAAGATAAAGTCATTACATATGCCAAAGCCAAAACTCGACCTCCATTG AATGTAAAAGGCAACGATACAACCATAGTTGAATCAAGCTCAGAGGATGAAGATATAACTTGTCCAAATGCCATGAATAACTGCTACTCGAACCTTAGTTTGAAACCTGTTCATGAAGAA GCTAAGGTAGCTGGAACGTCAAGCCATGGCATAAATAACTTGTCTGGGTATGATGATTGCATTATTCCAATGGTGGACAAACTCGTGGATGCAGTTTCGAAGAATCCATCTCAACAAAGTTCTTATACTTTAAAAG GTAGAGGTACAGATGGAGCTCCAGAAAGGAATGAAGCTCAGATTTGGATAGAGCTAATAACTGTGTTGTTGTTTACTCTATTTACTTGCTTCCGTTCAATTGCACTCCGTTTGAACAAGAGACTTCCTCATATATCATCATCTAATAATGTTGATCATAGTGGTTTAGAGTCCACTCTTGATGCAACAAACAAGGAGCTTCCTATTACACCATCAAGTTCCACAGATACAAAGGAAAATGTTCTTCCTTCCATGTTGGAGAGGACATGTGAGCTTGAAGACAAGGTTGAGATGCCTCGTGACAGAGAAGAATCTTTAAATGCTGCTGTCTCCAACGTGGATACATTGGAAGCAGAGTTAAGTGCTACTAAAAAG GCTCTGGATGAAGCGTTAATGAGGCAACAAGAGTTGCTTGATTACATTGATCGTCAAGTTGAAGCCAAGTTTCAG AAAAAGAAGTTTTGTTGGTGCTGA